Genomic segment of Gloeocapsa sp. PCC 7428:
CGAACCAGGGCGCGAAAGAATGACGATTAAGTCGGCGGATGAGATTACTGAGATGCTGGCAATGTCAATTTTTGAGGATATTGCCTATACTCGCACAGTCCGCGAGTGGGATGAAAGCAAAGGAGGATTTGTTGACGTGCAATTAACCGATCCTGAATGGGAAAAGGGCGATCGCCTTTTAGCTTTTGTCAACGGTATGGGTGGTACGCCGCTGGCTGAACTGTACATTGTTTATCGCCAACTTGCCGATCTATGCGCGCAGCAAGGATGGCAAATTGTCCGAAATTTAGTTGGTTCTTACGTCACATCGCTAGATATGCAAGGGTGTTCGATTACACTGCTGAGGTTAGACGATGAAATGATTCGCCTCTGGGATGCACCTGTAAAAACAGCTAGCTGGCGCTGGGGAATTTAATAATGGTAACAAAAGAGCAAATTCTCCAATGGTTAGAGCAATTCGCAGATGCGATCGCACAAAATAAAGAATACTTGACGCAACTCGACGCGGCGATCGGTGATGCAGATCATGGTATCAATATGGATCGTGGGTTTCAAAAAGTCGCAAGTCAGTTACCTAACCTTGCAGCGCAAGATATCAGCGGTATTTTGAAAACAGTGAGTATGACACTTATTTCTAGTGTCGGTGGTGCGAGTGGTCCATTGTATGGCACCTTCTTTTTACGCGCTAGTACCGCAGTCACCGGAAAACAAGAATTATCGAATGAAGACATGGTCAGTCTACTACAAGCAGGCTTAGACGGCGTGTTACAACGCGGCAAAGCGCAACTCGGTGATAAAACAATGATTGACGCGCTATCTCCTGCGGTTACAATTTTTACACAAGCTATTAACCAAGGAAAAACAACCTCAGAAGCGATACAACACGCAACAACCG
This window contains:
- the dhaL gene encoding dihydroxyacetone kinase subunit DhaL, translated to MVTKEQILQWLEQFADAIAQNKEYLTQLDAAIGDADHGINMDRGFQKVASQLPNLAAQDISGILKTVSMTLISSVGGASGPLYGTFFLRASTAVTGKQELSNEDMVSLLQAGLDGVLQRGKAQLGDKTMIDALSPAVTIFTQAINQGKTTSEAIQHATTAAEQGMQATIPMLAKKGRASYLGDRSINHQDPGATSVYLMLQTLSEVLDMTSD